The Halomicronema hongdechloris C2206 genome includes a window with the following:
- a CDS encoding pilus assembly FimT family protein, with product MLPTVSASTIRQGHLSQTGGYTLLESLVVLGMLGTLASIVVPSWLGFLDTQRLNDARSEVYQAIRLTQTQAMQDKAEWQFSIRQLDDRPEWAMHPRSLSPVQVSTWQPMNSAVDLDLDETTLAKSKGVYYVRFDHDGTVTYRLGRVTFTSPSGGRTKRCVIVSTLLGAMRQGEEHSNPDRSKRYCY from the coding sequence ATGCTACCTACCGTCTCCGCATCCACCATTCGTCAGGGTCACCTCAGCCAAACCGGGGGATATACCCTACTGGAATCCTTAGTGGTCCTAGGGATGCTAGGCACCTTAGCCAGTATCGTCGTCCCCAGCTGGCTAGGGTTCCTCGATACCCAGCGCCTCAACGATGCCCGCAGCGAAGTGTATCAGGCCATCCGCCTCACCCAGACCCAGGCCATGCAAGATAAGGCCGAATGGCAGTTCAGCATTCGCCAGCTAGACGACCGCCCGGAATGGGCCATGCACCCCCGGAGTCTCTCCCCAGTCCAGGTCTCCACTTGGCAACCTATGAACTCGGCGGTCGACCTCGATCTAGACGAGACCACCCTGGCTAAGAGCAAAGGTGTTTACTACGTGCGCTTCGACCACGATGGCACCGTGACCTATCGCCTGGGCCGGGTGACTTTCACCAGCCCCAGTGGCGGTCGCACTAAACGCTGCGTGATCGTATCGACTTTGTTGGGAGCAATGCGCCAAGGGGAAGAGCACAGTAACCCCGACCGCTCTAAACGCTATTGCTACTAA
- a CDS encoding 2-isopropylmalate synthase has protein sequence MSTQPSQDRILIFDTTLRDGEQSPGATLNVDEKLTIARQLARLGVDIIEAGFPFASAGDFEAVNKIAQAVGTDDGPVICALARATKQDIEAAAKALAPAAKGRIHTFIATSDIHMQHKLRKTRSEVLAIASEMVAYAKSFTDDVEFSPEDAGRSDPDFLYHVLERAIAAGATTVNIPDTVGYLAPQEFGGLIRGIKENVPNIDQAIISVHGHNDLGLAVANFLEAVKNGARQLECTINGIGERAGNAALEELVMALHVRRSYYNPFLGRSPESQAPLTNIDTRQIYKASRLVSNLTGMFVQPNKAIVGANAFSHESGIHQDGVLKNRLTYEIMDAESIGLNDNQIVLGKHSGRNAFRTRLSELGHDLNEQELNRAFLRFKELADKKKSVTDWDIEAIVNDEVQQAPEHFHLELVQVSCGDHARPTATVTLRTPDGEELMDAAIGTGPVDAVYRAINRVVNIPNELIEFSVQSVTAGIDAMGEVTIRIRHEGRVFSGHAANTDIVVASTQAYVNALNRLYAAVQQGNVLHPQRDVAPAPVTTN, from the coding sequence ATGAGTACCCAGCCTAGCCAAGACCGTATCTTGATTTTCGACACCACTCTGCGAGACGGAGAACAGTCGCCAGGGGCGACCTTAAATGTGGACGAAAAGTTAACCATTGCCCGACAATTGGCTCGGTTAGGGGTCGATATTATCGAGGCTGGATTTCCCTTCGCCAGTGCAGGAGATTTTGAGGCTGTTAATAAGATTGCCCAGGCAGTGGGTACTGACGATGGACCAGTTATCTGTGCCTTAGCCCGGGCTACTAAGCAAGATATTGAAGCGGCAGCTAAGGCCTTGGCCCCTGCGGCTAAAGGGCGTATTCATACATTTATTGCCACTTCAGATATTCACATGCAGCATAAGCTGCGCAAGACTCGCAGCGAAGTACTTGCGATCGCATCGGAGATGGTAGCCTACGCGAAGAGTTTCACCGACGATGTCGAATTTTCTCCAGAAGATGCGGGCCGCTCCGATCCAGACTTCTTGTATCACGTGCTAGAGCGGGCCATTGCAGCGGGGGCCACCACCGTCAACATCCCGGACACCGTTGGCTATCTGGCGCCTCAAGAGTTCGGCGGGCTGATCCGAGGCATCAAAGAAAATGTGCCCAACATTGACCAGGCCATCATCTCGGTCCATGGTCACAATGACCTGGGCTTGGCCGTCGCCAACTTCCTAGAGGCGGTGAAAAATGGGGCCCGGCAGCTAGAGTGCACCATCAACGGCATCGGGGAGCGGGCCGGTAACGCCGCCCTAGAAGAATTGGTCATGGCCTTGCATGTGCGCCGTAGCTACTACAATCCTTTCCTGGGCCGCTCGCCAGAATCCCAGGCCCCCCTAACCAATATCGACACCCGCCAGATCTATAAAGCCTCTCGTCTGGTGTCAAATCTCACCGGCATGTTCGTGCAGCCCAACAAGGCTATTGTGGGGGCCAATGCCTTTTCCCATGAGTCGGGTATCCACCAAGACGGCGTCCTAAAGAATCGGCTCACCTACGAGATCATGGATGCCGAGTCCATTGGTCTCAATGACAATCAAATTGTGCTAGGCAAGCATTCTGGCCGCAACGCCTTCCGCACTCGCCTGAGTGAACTGGGCCACGACCTGAATGAGCAAGAGCTTAATCGGGCCTTCCTGCGCTTCAAAGAACTGGCCGACAAGAAGAAATCCGTCACCGATTGGGACATCGAAGCCATCGTCAACGACGAAGTACAGCAGGCCCCCGAGCATTTCCATTTAGAGCTGGTGCAGGTCTCCTGTGGAGACCATGCGCGTCCCACGGCTACCGTGACCCTACGTACCCCCGATGGGGAGGAACTGATGGATGCTGCCATTGGCACAGGGCCGGTGGACGCAGTGTATCGGGCCATTAACCGCGTCGTCAATATTCCCAACGAGCTCATCGAGTTCTCGGTACAATCGGTGACGGCAGGCATCGACGCCATGGGTGAGGTGACTATCCGCATCCGCCACGAAGGCCGGGTGTTCTCAGGCCATGCCGCCAACACCGATATTGTGGTGGCCTCGACCCAGGCCTATGTCAATGCCTTGAACCGTCTCTATGCCGCCGTTCAGCAGGGCAATGTGCTGCATCCGCAGCGGGATGTGGCGCCAGCACCAGTGACCACCAACTAG
- a CDS encoding ABC transporter ATP-binding protein, with protein MQPKEFTPMQALRRSVTMVAQAAPMELRNIALLNLLTGTGPSISLFLGKVVIDEASGIANGNVANPIQALLDNSLLFWCVLVALSLNLIVDSVDAIGTSLFAALRDRVEGYCRGRVLEKVAGFDDIALFERPDLLNLLELSEKGLGRMQRLAFIVAALIMGLFTLVPSVLVSVSIAGWVPLMLLASSAPSILVEMRHHRKSWRVEETQAGATRRKHIYAKAITSEDYAKEVRLFSIQDILLHRWQGLFDQTFRSMQRVRYEGAFAVVMWALVGGLGVALPYIYVVVGVLGGQFTLGDLALYTGIILQLRRSLYLLIGNTGDIYDVALATAPIFQLLDLEPQLHTGSQRLRPLATAPASEPGIIVDQVSFAYPGADKATLHDISFAVRPGEMVALVGENGAGKTTLAKLLCRLYDPTAGQIRWHGQDLRRLSLPELRSHIAVVMQDYARFPATLRENVGWGYLPKLSADGAIANSLREAGIDTLLTELDHGLDTPLGKQLEDGTDLSGGQWQRVAIARALMRLGEADLLVFDEPTAALDPKNEQEIYAIFRAIAQGRMAVVVSHRLALAKLCDRIIVLEHGQIIEQGNHDQLMALQGQYHLMFTRQASSYL; from the coding sequence ATGCAACCCAAAGAATTTACCCCCATGCAGGCTCTACGGCGCAGTGTGACCATGGTGGCCCAGGCGGCTCCCATGGAGCTGCGCAACATTGCCCTGCTCAATTTACTCACCGGCACCGGGCCATCGATCTCTCTATTTCTCGGCAAAGTGGTGATCGATGAGGCCTCTGGCATCGCCAACGGGAATGTGGCCAACCCAATCCAGGCTCTCCTAGACAATTCGCTGCTGTTCTGGTGTGTCCTCGTCGCCCTCAGCCTTAACCTCATCGTCGATTCAGTGGATGCCATAGGGACGTCCCTGTTTGCCGCCCTGCGGGACCGGGTCGAGGGCTACTGCAGGGGCCGGGTACTGGAAAAAGTGGCTGGCTTCGACGATATTGCCCTATTTGAGCGGCCCGACCTGCTGAATCTGCTGGAACTGAGTGAGAAAGGCCTGGGCCGCATGCAGCGGCTGGCCTTCATCGTGGCGGCCTTAATCATGGGCCTATTTACCCTGGTGCCATCGGTGCTAGTGTCGGTGTCCATCGCCGGGTGGGTGCCGCTGATGCTGCTGGCCTCCTCGGCTCCCTCGATTCTGGTGGAAATGCGCCATCACCGCAAAAGCTGGCGGGTGGAAGAAACCCAGGCCGGGGCCACTCGCCGCAAGCACATCTATGCCAAGGCCATCACCAGCGAAGACTATGCCAAGGAGGTGCGGCTGTTTTCGATTCAAGATATCTTGCTGCATCGCTGGCAGGGCCTATTCGATCAGACCTTTCGCAGCATGCAGCGGGTGCGCTACGAAGGGGCCTTTGCCGTGGTGATGTGGGCCTTGGTGGGCGGTCTGGGCGTGGCCCTGCCCTATATCTACGTAGTGGTGGGTGTCCTGGGTGGCCAGTTCACCCTGGGAGATTTAGCCCTCTATACCGGCATCATTCTGCAGCTGCGCCGTAGCCTCTATTTGTTGATTGGTAATACCGGCGACATCTACGACGTGGCCCTGGCGACGGCACCGATTTTTCAGCTTCTGGATCTGGAACCGCAGCTGCATACCGGCAGTCAGCGGCTGCGGCCCTTGGCAACAGCACCGGCATCAGAGCCCGGCATCATCGTCGATCAGGTGTCCTTTGCCTATCCGGGAGCCGATAAAGCGACCTTGCACGATATCAGCTTTGCCGTGCGGCCGGGGGAAATGGTGGCCTTGGTGGGGGAAAACGGAGCCGGCAAAACCACCCTGGCTAAGCTCCTCTGTCGGCTCTATGATCCCACAGCCGGGCAGATTCGCTGGCACGGTCAAGATTTGCGGCGGCTATCGCTGCCGGAGTTGCGATCGCACATCGCCGTGGTCATGCAGGACTATGCCCGCTTCCCGGCCACCCTGCGAGAAAACGTGGGCTGGGGCTATCTGCCTAAGCTCAGCGCCGATGGGGCCATTGCCAACAGCCTGCGGGAGGCGGGCATCGACACCCTACTCACGGAGCTAGACCACGGTCTGGACACCCCCCTGGGTAAACAGCTGGAAGACGGCACCGATCTCTCTGGCGGCCAATGGCAACGGGTGGCCATTGCCCGGGCCCTGATGCGCCTGGGGGAGGCCGACCTGCTGGTCTTTGATGAGCCCACCGCCGCCCTGGATCCCAAAAATGAGCAGGAAATCTATGCCATCTTCCGGGCCATTGCCCAAGGGCGCATGGCCGTGGTAGTCAGTCACCGCCTGGCCCTGGCTAAACTGTGCGATCGCATCATCGTCCTAGAGCATGGTCAGATCATCGAACAGGGCAACCACGACCAACTCATGGCCTTGCAAGGCCAGTACCACCTCATGTTCACCCGGCAGGCTAGTAGCTATTTGTAA